One part of the Mycolicibacterium aromaticivorans JS19b1 = JCM 16368 genome encodes these proteins:
- a CDS encoding 2-hydroxyacid dehydrogenase → MAILVVGRLEPSLENQLTAKHTPLRQPVDAQQADEVTVIVCGGRPGVDAALMDSLPALGAIVNFGAGYDAIDVDAARERGIGVSNTPDVLNDTVADTALGLILDSMRRFSAADRYVRAGRWATEGPFPYTRDLSGSRVGILGLGRIGSAIAARLRGFDCAIAYHNRHELPDSPYRYAASPVKLAATVDVLVVATAGGSDTAQLVDREVLEALGPDGFLINVARGSVVDQDALIEFLEAGRLAGAGLDVYAAEPDVPVRLCELDNVVLLPHMGSATLQTRTAMATLAMRNLEEFLASGQLVTPV, encoded by the coding sequence ATGGCCATCCTCGTCGTCGGCAGGCTCGAACCGTCTCTGGAGAACCAACTGACGGCCAAGCACACACCTCTGCGACAACCTGTCGATGCCCAGCAGGCCGACGAGGTGACGGTGATCGTGTGCGGTGGCCGGCCTGGTGTCGATGCCGCGCTGATGGATTCGTTGCCCGCGCTGGGAGCCATCGTGAACTTCGGCGCCGGGTACGACGCCATCGACGTCGACGCGGCCCGCGAGCGGGGCATCGGGGTGAGCAACACCCCCGACGTCCTCAACGACACCGTCGCCGACACCGCGCTGGGGCTGATCCTCGACAGCATGCGCCGGTTCAGCGCCGCCGACCGATACGTGCGGGCCGGCCGCTGGGCAACCGAGGGGCCGTTCCCGTACACCCGCGACCTCAGTGGCAGCCGCGTCGGCATCCTCGGCCTGGGCCGGATCGGTTCGGCGATCGCCGCCCGGTTACGCGGATTCGACTGTGCCATCGCCTATCACAATCGCCACGAGCTACCCGACAGCCCGTACCGCTACGCTGCCTCACCGGTGAAGCTGGCGGCGACCGTCGACGTCCTGGTCGTCGCCACCGCCGGGGGATCCGACACCGCGCAGCTGGTGGATCGCGAGGTGCTGGAGGCGCTCGGCCCGGACGGTTTCCTGATCAACGTCGCCCGCGGCAGCGTCGTCGACCAGGACGCGCTCATCGAGTTCCTGGAAGCGGGCCGTCTGGCGGGCGCCGGTCTGGATGTCTACGCGGCGGAACCTGACGTGCCCGTCCGGCTCTGCGAACTCGACAACGTCGTGCTGTTGCCGCACATGGGCAGCGCTACGCTTCAAACCCGAACGGCGATGGCCACGTTGGCGATGCGCAACCTGGAAGAGTTCCTCGCCAGCGGCCAGCTGGTCACGCCGGTCTAG
- a CDS encoding class I SAM-dependent methyltransferase, whose amino-acid sequence MTSTANPFDDPRHVEMYAARAAQMVPAYRDIHRLASVLIDERAPSDARVLVLGAGGGLETKAFAQAHPGWTFDAVDPSAAMLELAARNLGPYAERVRMHCGYIEDAPDGPFAAATSLLTLHFLPEEVRRETAAQVRRRLAPGAPFVVAHMSFGQHDGERDVWISRHVANLVAAGIDPADTDKARNAIANEVPVLPPEQDRAILREAGFTDVTEFFAAFTFRGWVGYA is encoded by the coding sequence GTGACCTCAACCGCGAACCCGTTCGATGATCCGCGCCACGTCGAGATGTACGCCGCCCGCGCGGCGCAGATGGTGCCCGCCTACCGCGACATCCACCGGCTGGCCTCGGTTCTCATCGACGAACGCGCGCCGTCCGATGCCAGGGTGCTGGTGCTCGGAGCCGGCGGCGGACTGGAAACCAAGGCATTCGCCCAGGCCCACCCAGGGTGGACGTTCGACGCCGTGGACCCGTCGGCGGCGATGCTGGAACTCGCGGCGCGCAACCTCGGACCTTATGCAGAGCGAGTGCGCATGCACTGTGGCTACATCGAGGACGCTCCGGACGGTCCGTTCGCCGCCGCGACAAGTCTGCTGACACTGCACTTCCTGCCCGAGGAGGTCCGCCGCGAGACGGCCGCTCAGGTCCGGCGCCGGCTGGCACCCGGTGCGCCGTTCGTCGTTGCGCACATGAGCTTTGGGCAACACGACGGCGAACGGGACGTGTGGATCAGCCGGCATGTCGCGAATCTCGTTGCGGCGGGCATCGATCCGGCAGACACCGACAAGGCGCGCAACGCCATCGCCAACGAGGTTCCCGTTCTGCCGCCAGAACAGGACCGCGCCATTCTGCGAGAAGCAGGCTTCACCGATGTCACCGAGTTCTTCGCGGCGTTCACGTTCCGCGGCTGGGTCGGCTACGCCTGA
- a CDS encoding alpha/beta fold hydrolase codes for MSSTNSGQTVEFRGTNELALVADEWNRGAESAAERPTILMLHGGGQNRFSWKNTGQVLADHGFHVIALDARGHGDSDRAPDADYSVDSLSADVLRVLEQIGRPVVLIGASMGGLTSILVAKEAGPAVVTKLVLVDVVPRFEKDGSARIRDFMFSNVDGFDNLEQAADAIAGYLPHRKRPKNLDGLKKNLRFRDGRWFWHWDPAFLTAPKDDPFGRVERLEQAAIDLTIPILLIRGKLSDVVSAEGVQDFLAKVPAEFVELSDAGHTAAGDDNDAFSEAVVSFVTR; via the coding sequence GTGAGCAGCACGAACAGCGGTCAGACAGTGGAGTTCCGCGGCACCAACGAGCTCGCCCTCGTGGCCGACGAGTGGAACCGGGGCGCCGAGTCGGCGGCTGAGCGCCCGACGATCCTCATGTTGCACGGCGGCGGGCAGAACCGGTTCTCCTGGAAGAACACCGGCCAGGTGCTGGCCGACCACGGTTTTCACGTGATCGCGCTGGACGCTCGCGGGCACGGTGACAGCGACCGCGCCCCGGATGCCGACTACAGCGTCGACTCACTGTCCGCCGACGTACTGCGGGTGCTCGAGCAGATCGGCCGCCCGGTGGTATTGATCGGTGCCAGCATGGGCGGGTTGACCAGCATCCTGGTGGCCAAGGAGGCCGGGCCTGCCGTGGTGACCAAGCTGGTGCTGGTCGACGTGGTGCCCCGCTTCGAGAAGGACGGCAGCGCCCGGATCCGGGACTTCATGTTCAGCAATGTGGACGGCTTCGACAACCTCGAACAGGCGGCCGACGCCATCGCCGGATACCTGCCGCACCGCAAGCGGCCGAAGAACCTCGACGGTCTCAAGAAAAACCTGCGCTTCCGGGACGGCCGGTGGTTCTGGCATTGGGATCCCGCGTTCCTGACCGCCCCGAAAGACGATCCGTTCGGCCGGGTGGAGCGCCTCGAACAGGCTGCCATCGACCTGACCATCCCGATCCTGCTGATCCGCGGCAAGCTGTCCGACGTGGTCAGCGCCGAAGGGGTGCAGGACTTCCTGGCGAAGGTGCCTGCGGAGTTCGTCGAACTCTCCGACGCCGGCCACACCGCTGCCGGTGACGACAACGACGCCTTCAGCGAGGCCGTCGTCTCGTTCGTCACCCGCTAG
- a CDS encoding SDR family NAD(P)-dependent oxidoreductase, which translates to MLPTPGPHRAALITGASSGIGAEIARVLSSRGHHVVLVARRTEQLTALAESLPGPSSVVGADLSQPQERAALPGRVAELGLDVDILVNNAGLSTTGPVAAADPVAELNVVEVDVAAVVDLCTRFVGAMAARRRGAVLNVASLGAFGPLPGQAVYGAAKAFVLSYTYALREELKPSGVTATTLCPGPVKTGFGAAAGISDEDAEAALPKPLWVSAEDVAKAAVDGLAAGKAVVVPGRLNYAATAVYQLTPKRLLLPLLARSHPSLKKK; encoded by the coding sequence GTGCTGCCGACTCCCGGTCCCCACCGCGCCGCGCTGATCACCGGAGCCTCCTCCGGCATCGGCGCCGAAATCGCCCGCGTGCTGTCCTCGCGCGGCCATCACGTCGTACTGGTGGCCCGCCGCACCGAACAGCTCACCGCACTCGCCGAATCACTGCCTGGACCGAGTTCCGTTGTCGGTGCTGATCTTTCGCAGCCGCAGGAGCGGGCCGCACTTCCCGGTCGGGTCGCCGAACTCGGGCTCGACGTCGACATCCTGGTCAACAACGCCGGGCTGTCCACCACCGGCCCGGTGGCCGCGGCTGATCCCGTCGCGGAACTGAACGTCGTGGAGGTCGACGTCGCGGCGGTGGTCGATCTGTGCACCCGCTTCGTCGGCGCAATGGCGGCCCGCCGGCGCGGGGCGGTGCTCAACGTCGCCTCATTGGGCGCCTTCGGACCGCTGCCGGGGCAAGCCGTCTACGGGGCGGCCAAGGCCTTCGTGCTGTCCTACACCTATGCGCTGCGCGAGGAACTCAAACCCAGCGGCGTCACGGCAACCACCCTGTGCCCGGGTCCGGTGAAAACCGGATTCGGCGCGGCCGCCGGCATCTCCGACGAGGACGCCGAGGCGGCGCTGCCCAAGCCGCTGTGGGTATCGGCCGAAGATGTCGCCAAGGCCGCGGTGGACGGTTTGGCCGCCGGCAAGGCAGTCGTCGTGCCGGGCCGACTCAACTACGCGGCGACCGCGGTCTATCAGCTCACACCGAAGCGGCTACTGCTGCCACTGCTGGCCCGCAGCCACCCGAGCCTCAAGAAGAAGTAG
- a CDS encoding guanylate cyclase produces the protein MSLTQALNETRTGDVWLFRGGSGPDRAIQTLTNAPVNHVGMTVAIDDLPPLIWHAELGHKLLDLWTGTNHRGVQLNDAREAVEQWLHQYGQRCWLRQLTPDVSREHEDQLLKVVARMDGTPFPSTARLTGRWLRGRLPTVSDWTRGIPVVHKKVRQSAERRKLAEREVGLQTAYCAETVAITYEEMGLLDTEKNENWFDPGRFWSGDTLPLVDGYRLGDEIQVLAD, from the coding sequence GTGTCGTTGACACAGGCGCTGAACGAAACCCGCACCGGTGACGTCTGGTTGTTCCGCGGGGGATCAGGCCCGGACCGGGCCATTCAGACGTTGACCAACGCGCCGGTCAACCACGTCGGCATGACGGTGGCGATCGACGATCTGCCGCCGCTGATCTGGCACGCCGAGCTCGGCCACAAGCTGCTGGATCTGTGGACCGGAACCAATCACCGGGGGGTGCAGCTCAACGATGCCCGGGAGGCCGTCGAGCAATGGCTGCACCAGTACGGTCAACGGTGTTGGCTGCGGCAGCTCACCCCGGATGTCAGTCGCGAACATGAAGATCAGCTGCTGAAGGTGGTCGCCCGGATGGACGGCACCCCGTTCCCCTCGACCGCGCGGTTGACCGGCCGCTGGCTGCGCGGGCGGCTACCCACCGTGAGCGACTGGACGCGGGGAATCCCGGTCGTACACAAGAAGGTTCGACAATCCGCGGAGCGGCGCAAGCTGGCCGAGCGTGAAGTCGGGCTGCAGACGGCCTATTGCGCGGAGACGGTGGCCATCACCTATGAGGAGATGGGCTTGCTCGACACCGAGAAGAACGAGAACTGGTTCGATCCCGGCCGGTTTTGGAGCGGTGACACGCTACCGCTGGTCGACGGTTATCGACTCGGCGACGAAATACAGGTTCTGGCAGACTGA
- a CDS encoding DoxX family protein, with protein sequence MTAYSVGLLILRVVLGVTMAAHGYNKFFGGGRIKGTAGWFDSIGMKPGTFHARVAASTEMAAGIGLALGLLTPIPAAGFVALMLVAAWTVHRHNGFFIVKEGWEYNLVLAAAAVAIAATGAGRYSLDYLLFKGTSVYPWLHGWCGLLIALVLGLAGGIGQLAIFYRPPTKA encoded by the coding sequence GTGACTGCCTACAGTGTCGGACTGCTCATCCTTCGTGTGGTGCTCGGCGTGACGATGGCCGCCCACGGTTACAACAAGTTCTTCGGCGGCGGCCGGATCAAAGGGACCGCCGGCTGGTTCGACAGCATCGGCATGAAGCCCGGCACCTTTCACGCCCGGGTGGCGGCCAGCACCGAGATGGCCGCGGGCATCGGCCTGGCGCTGGGCTTGTTGACGCCGATCCCGGCCGCGGGATTCGTGGCGCTGATGCTCGTTGCGGCCTGGACGGTGCACCGCCACAACGGCTTCTTCATCGTCAAGGAGGGCTGGGAGTACAACCTGGTGCTGGCGGCCGCGGCCGTCGCGATCGCCGCGACCGGCGCGGGCAGGTACAGCCTGGATTATCTGCTGTTCAAGGGCACCAGCGTCTACCCGTGGTTGCACGGGTGGTGCGGATTGCTGATCGCGCTGGTGCTCGGCCTTGCCGGCGGCATCGGCCAGCTGGCGATCTTCTACCGCCCGCCCACCAAGGCCTGA
- a CDS encoding adenylate/guanylate cyclase domain-containing protein, whose amino-acid sequence MIAAAVLAVLVVAEAIALLVMRSRLAAGQREAEELRGRLDTRNMLWTGGREAVKQVWQTANLVRTQGLGGAVRSSIEELADWADVERPDLARLAPDGKVVVMFSDIEESTALNERIGDRAWVKLIGSHDRMVRRLVNKHDGHVVKSQGDGFMVAFADPSAAVNCAVAMQRELARDAKRLRNNSIRVRIGIHMGKSVRRGDDLFGRNVAMAARVASQADGGEILVSESVRTAVGDQQSFDEGRDAELKGFSGSHRLYAVA is encoded by the coding sequence ATGATCGCGGCTGCGGTGTTGGCGGTGCTGGTCGTGGCCGAGGCGATCGCGCTGCTGGTGATGCGCTCACGTCTGGCCGCCGGCCAGCGGGAAGCCGAGGAGCTTCGCGGGCGGCTGGACACCCGCAACATGCTGTGGACGGGCGGCCGGGAGGCGGTGAAGCAGGTGTGGCAGACCGCCAACCTGGTCCGCACCCAGGGCCTCGGCGGAGCGGTGCGGTCCTCGATCGAGGAACTCGCCGACTGGGCCGATGTCGAGCGGCCGGACCTCGCTCGGCTGGCGCCCGACGGCAAGGTGGTGGTGATGTTCTCCGACATCGAGGAGTCCACCGCGCTGAATGAACGCATCGGAGACCGGGCGTGGGTCAAGCTGATCGGCAGCCACGACCGGATGGTCCGGCGGTTGGTGAACAAGCACGACGGCCACGTCGTCAAGAGTCAGGGCGACGGGTTCATGGTGGCCTTCGCCGATCCCTCCGCCGCGGTGAATTGTGCCGTGGCAATGCAGCGGGAATTGGCGCGCGACGCGAAAAGGTTGCGGAACAACAGCATTCGGGTGCGGATCGGTATCCACATGGGCAAGTCGGTGCGCCGCGGCGACGATCTGTTCGGCCGCAACGTCGCGATGGCGGCCCGGGTCGCCAGTCAGGCCGACGGCGGCGAGATCCTGGTGAGCGAGTCGGTGCGGACGGCCGTCGGCGATCAGCAGAGCTTCGACGAGGGTCGGGATGCCGAACTGAAGGGGTTCAGCGGCAGTCACCGGCTATACGCGGTGGCGTGA
- a CDS encoding DUF1942 domain-containing protein — protein MRRTRLVRVPLGLLAIALMSAACGNTNQTAQQSPPSTPASTSMAPALEAVAFGTKVDIASSGGTAAYIVDNLQPVPRDAQIVPAKGAMYAVDVTIAAKSGTPSYNGFYLVARAADGSNIAPAVGAVRPGITSGQLAQDQQVAGHVAYDVPPGQTITAIQFRDPKGTVLAVWSAG, from the coding sequence ATGCGCAGAACACGGTTGGTCAGAGTCCCTCTCGGCCTGTTGGCCATCGCACTCATGAGTGCGGCGTGCGGGAATACCAACCAGACCGCCCAACAGTCGCCTCCGAGCACACCTGCCAGTACGTCGATGGCGCCCGCGCTGGAGGCGGTCGCGTTCGGCACCAAGGTCGATATCGCGTCGTCCGGTGGCACCGCGGCCTACATCGTCGACAACCTGCAGCCGGTGCCGCGGGACGCTCAGATCGTCCCGGCCAAGGGCGCGATGTACGCCGTCGACGTGACGATCGCCGCCAAGAGCGGCACCCCGAGCTACAACGGCTTCTACCTCGTCGCGCGCGCCGCCGATGGGTCGAACATCGCGCCCGCCGTCGGCGCTGTCCGCCCCGGGATCACCTCAGGCCAGCTCGCGCAGGACCAGCAAGTCGCCGGCCACGTCGCTTACGACGTGCCGCCGGGCCAAACCATCACCGCGATTCAATTCCGCGACCCCAAAGGCACCGTGCTGGCGGTCTGGAGCGCGGGGTAG
- a CDS encoding WS/DGAT domain-containing protein yields the protein MAASRAMTAVDAQMFWMSAVVPSDQLVLYAFDGSPESPQTAVDELRRRAQACDELRMRVVDSGRWRYPRWCRGDVGADQFVLHDTGGVDWQECLDTAARFRGDPLDLHRMTWRANIFPQVMGVPGCRGVGSVVVMQTGHAFADGTRGTLLGGALLGRRRPVPAPAPARRGFLPARGVAAARAYRQLVRDTEAGRVPPAAPGAPLLSINQRPRTTPVLRALVLERDQLTKPTVTVGALVMIAEALGGYLAARGEDISALTAEVTMAGQQGSGGHNNFRNVGIRLHPEVDRARRAELIAAELAAQRLRGEHPALRASAAASAAVPAALLRWGVRQFDPEARSATVTGNTVVSSVNRGPADLSFGGCPVLLAAGWSGLSPMMSLTHGVHGLGDTIALSVHADPDNVDVDDYLDRLRVSFGR from the coding sequence ATGGCTGCCAGCAGAGCGATGACCGCGGTTGACGCGCAGATGTTCTGGATGTCGGCCGTCGTTCCCAGTGATCAGCTGGTGCTGTACGCCTTCGACGGATCGCCCGAGTCGCCGCAGACCGCCGTCGACGAACTACGCCGACGCGCCCAGGCGTGCGACGAGCTGCGGATGCGGGTGGTGGACAGCGGCCGGTGGCGATACCCGCGATGGTGCCGCGGAGACGTCGGCGCCGATCAGTTCGTGCTGCACGACACCGGGGGAGTGGACTGGCAAGAGTGCCTGGACACTGCCGCCCGGTTCCGTGGTGACCCGCTGGACCTTCACCGAATGACTTGGCGCGCAAACATTTTCCCGCAAGTTATGGGTGTGCCGGGATGCCGAGGAGTGGGATCGGTTGTCGTCATGCAGACCGGCCACGCCTTCGCCGACGGCACCCGGGGGACCCTGCTCGGCGGGGCGTTGCTCGGCAGGCGACGGCCGGTGCCCGCGCCCGCGCCCGCGCGGCGTGGTTTCCTGCCGGCCCGCGGTGTGGCCGCCGCGCGGGCGTATCGCCAGCTCGTGCGCGACACCGAGGCCGGGCGGGTGCCGCCGGCCGCGCCGGGCGCTCCGCTGCTCAGCATCAATCAGCGCCCCCGCACGACACCGGTGCTGCGGGCGCTGGTGCTCGAGCGTGACCAGCTGACGAAACCCACCGTCACCGTCGGGGCGCTGGTGATGATCGCCGAGGCGCTCGGTGGCTACCTCGCTGCACGTGGTGAGGACATCTCGGCGCTGACGGCCGAAGTGACGATGGCCGGGCAACAGGGTTCGGGCGGCCACAACAACTTTCGCAATGTCGGGATCCGATTGCACCCTGAGGTCGACCGCGCCCGGCGGGCGGAGCTGATCGCCGCCGAACTGGCCGCCCAGCGCCTGCGCGGCGAGCATCCGGCGCTGCGGGCCTCGGCCGCCGCGTCGGCCGCCGTCCCCGCGGCGCTGTTGCGCTGGGGTGTGCGGCAATTCGACCCGGAGGCGCGGTCGGCGACGGTCACCGGGAACACCGTGGTGTCCAGCGTGAATCGCGGGCCTGCCGATCTGTCCTTCGGCGGATGTCCGGTCCTGCTGGCCGCCGGGTGGTCGGGGCTCTCGCCGATGATGAGCCTGACTCACGGAGTGCACGGCCTCGGCGACACCATCGCGCTCAGCGTGCACGCCGACCCGGACAACGTGGACGTCGACGACTACCTTGACCGGTTGCGCGTTTCGTTTGGCCGCTGA
- a CDS encoding VOC family protein, whose amino-acid sequence MPTITPSLWFDDDLEEAMRFYTGIFPNSSIEYVNRYTDAGPGTAGRVVSAGFTLDGTRFVGINGGPVFSFTEAVSFLIECADQAEVDYYWDALVAGGQESQCGWLKDRFGLSWQVVPTRLYELLSDPDQTRAAAATKAMLGMRRIVIADLEAAVSNP is encoded by the coding sequence GTGCCCACCATCACCCCGTCGCTGTGGTTCGACGACGACCTCGAGGAGGCGATGCGGTTCTACACCGGCATCTTCCCGAATTCGTCCATCGAATACGTCAACCGCTACACCGACGCGGGGCCCGGCACCGCCGGCCGGGTCGTGTCGGCCGGTTTCACCCTCGACGGCACCCGGTTCGTCGGCATCAACGGCGGCCCGGTGTTCTCGTTCACCGAAGCGGTGTCGTTCCTGATCGAGTGTGCTGACCAGGCCGAAGTGGACTATTACTGGGATGCGCTGGTCGCCGGCGGTCAGGAATCACAGTGCGGCTGGCTCAAGGACCGATTCGGGCTGAGCTGGCAGGTGGTGCCCACCCGGCTCTACGAGCTGCTGTCGGACCCCGACCAGACCCGAGCGGCCGCCGCGACCAAGGCCATGCTCGGGATGCGCAGAATCGTCATCGCCGATCTGGAGGCCGCTGTCTCGAACCCGTGA
- a CDS encoding alpha/beta fold hydrolase: MTEPRWIDVSAPAVQLRALSWGPDDGPIALCLHGFPDTAYGFRKLAPRLVEAGYRVVAPFMRGYVPSSLPADGSQHIGAVMDDALRVLAACNPTGADVVIGHDWGAIAATGLAAMPDSPFTKAVVMSVPPSAALRPGPGRKLANRGRLLRLLPVQLLRSWYITYFQLPFAPERSSSWIVPLLWRRWSPGYNAAEDLRHVDAAIGTPDRWRAALGTYRATIRNTRPPSRYAELNRLWLEVPRLPTLYLHGADDGCMTAEFTPWVAGVLPPGSEVAIVEHAGHFLQLEQPDVVGGRIVDFLRTTSS, encoded by the coding sequence ATGACCGAGCCGCGCTGGATTGACGTCTCCGCACCGGCCGTGCAGCTGCGTGCGCTGAGCTGGGGCCCGGACGACGGCCCAATCGCGTTGTGCCTGCACGGTTTTCCCGATACCGCCTATGGTTTCCGGAAACTGGCACCGCGTCTGGTGGAGGCCGGCTACCGGGTTGTCGCGCCGTTCATGCGCGGGTACGTGCCCTCGTCGCTTCCCGCCGACGGCAGCCAGCACATCGGGGCCGTGATGGACGACGCGCTGCGAGTGCTCGCCGCGTGCAATCCCACCGGAGCCGACGTGGTCATCGGGCACGACTGGGGCGCGATCGCCGCGACCGGCTTGGCCGCGATGCCGGACAGCCCGTTCACCAAGGCCGTCGTGATGTCGGTGCCGCCGTCTGCGGCGCTGCGACCCGGGCCAGGCAGGAAGCTGGCCAATCGGGGACGGCTGCTGCGCCTGCTTCCGGTACAACTCCTGCGCAGCTGGTACATCACCTATTTCCAGCTGCCGTTCGCCCCGGAGCGCTCGTCGTCGTGGATCGTCCCGCTGCTGTGGCGCCGATGGTCGCCCGGATACAACGCCGCCGAGGATCTGCGCCACGTCGACGCCGCGATCGGCACCCCGGATCGCTGGCGCGCCGCGCTGGGCACCTACCGGGCCACCATCCGCAACACCCGCCCGCCGAGCCGCTACGCCGAGCTGAACCGGCTGTGGCTGGAGGTGCCGCGGCTGCCCACGCTCTACCTGCACGGAGCCGACGACGGTTGCATGACAGCGGAATTCACCCCCTGGGTGGCGGGTGTGCTACCGCCGGGCAGCGAAGTGGCGATCGTCGAGCACGCCGGGCATTTCCTTCAGCTCGAACAGCCCGACGTGGTGGGCGGGCGGATCGTCGACTTCCTGCGCACTACTTCTTCTTGA
- a CDS encoding DUF3556 domain-containing protein gives MGFLKQEVPVIDFETWSKGTRAEKIKPMARHWAEVGFGTPVALHLFYVVKILLYVFVGALFGLATAGIGGLTDIGSWWSEPIVYEKAVLYTMLFEVVGLGCGFGPLNNRFWPPMGSIIYWLRPNTIRLPPWPKLVPLTKGDNRGPVDIVLYGALIVMILVALFSDGTGPVPELGTEVGLLPTWQIATVVALLALAGLRDKVIFLAARGEVYGAFAVAFLFSGVDIIIAAKLVCMAIWIGAATSKLTRHFPFVISTMMSNSPVVRPRFLKRMFFRKFPEDLRPGPMSHTLAHISTAIEMGIPLALFFSHGGWPTTIAAIVMVCFHLGILSAIPMGVPLEWNVFMIFSVLSLFVAHAQIGITDISSPWPILLFLALATTVFLGNTVPRKVSFLPGMRYYAGNWDTTLWCVKPSAEAKIEQNLVTIANMPAAQLEKFYGSKEAAQIPLFMGYAFRAFNTHGKALFTLAHRAMAGANEEDYSITDGERICSMAIGWNFGDGHMHNEQLIAAMQRRCHFEPGEVRVVLLDGQPLHRQRQEYRLVDAATGEFETGYVNVADMVDRQPWDDTLPVHVVSGTDRTVG, from the coding sequence ATGGGATTTCTGAAGCAGGAAGTGCCCGTCATCGACTTCGAGACGTGGAGCAAGGGCACGCGCGCGGAGAAGATCAAACCGATGGCTCGGCACTGGGCCGAGGTCGGCTTCGGCACGCCGGTCGCCCTGCATCTGTTCTACGTCGTCAAGATCCTGCTGTACGTCTTCGTCGGGGCGCTGTTCGGTCTGGCCACCGCGGGCATCGGCGGACTGACCGACATCGGGTCGTGGTGGTCGGAGCCGATCGTCTACGAGAAGGCTGTGCTGTACACCATGCTCTTCGAGGTAGTCGGCCTCGGCTGCGGCTTCGGCCCGTTGAACAACCGGTTCTGGCCGCCGATGGGTTCGATCATTTATTGGTTGCGCCCCAACACGATCCGGCTGCCGCCGTGGCCCAAGCTGGTGCCGCTGACCAAGGGCGACAACCGTGGCCCCGTCGACATAGTGCTCTACGGGGCGCTGATCGTGATGATCCTGGTGGCGCTGTTCTCCGACGGCACCGGGCCGGTCCCGGAGCTCGGCACTGAGGTGGGTCTGCTGCCAACCTGGCAGATCGCGACGGTGGTGGCGCTGCTGGCGCTGGCCGGTCTGCGCGACAAAGTGATCTTCCTGGCCGCCCGCGGCGAGGTGTACGGCGCGTTCGCGGTGGCGTTCCTGTTCAGCGGTGTCGACATCATCATCGCCGCCAAGCTGGTGTGCATGGCGATCTGGATCGGCGCCGCGACCTCCAAACTGACCCGGCACTTCCCGTTCGTCATCTCCACGATGATGTCCAACAGCCCGGTGGTGCGGCCACGGTTCCTCAAGCGGATGTTCTTCAGGAAGTTCCCCGAAGACCTTCGGCCCGGCCCGATGTCGCACACGCTGGCCCACATCAGCACCGCCATCGAGATGGGTATTCCGTTGGCGTTGTTCTTCTCCCACGGCGGATGGCCGACCACGATCGCGGCCATCGTGATGGTGTGCTTCCACCTCGGCATCCTGTCGGCCATTCCGATGGGTGTGCCGCTGGAGTGGAACGTCTTCATGATCTTCTCGGTGCTCTCGCTGTTCGTCGCGCACGCCCAGATCGGGATCACCGACATCAGCAGCCCGTGGCCGATCCTGCTGTTCCTGGCATTGGCCACCACCGTGTTCCTCGGAAACACGGTGCCGCGCAAGGTGTCCTTCCTGCCCGGCATGCGCTACTACGCAGGCAACTGGGACACCACGCTGTGGTGTGTGAAGCCGTCAGCCGAGGCGAAGATCGAGCAGAACCTGGTGACGATCGCCAACATGCCTGCCGCGCAGCTCGAAAAGTTCTACGGCAGTAAAGAAGCCGCACAGATCCCGCTGTTCATGGGCTACGCGTTCCGCGCGTTCAACACTCATGGCAAGGCGTTGTTCACGCTGGCTCACCGCGCGATGGCCGGTGCGAACGAAGAGGACTATTCGATCACCGACGGCGAGCGCATTTGCAGCATGGCGATCGGCTGGAACTTCGGCGACGGGCACATGCACAATGAGCAGTTGATCGCGGCCATGCAGAGACGCTGCCACTTCGAACCCGGCGAGGTGCGCGTGGTGCTGCTCGACGGCCAGCCGCTGCATCGGCAACGGCAGGAGTACCGGCTGGTGGACGCCGCGACCGGTGAATTCGAGACCGGCTACGTCAACGTCGCCGACATGGTGGATCGGCAGCCGTGGGACGACACGTTGCCGGTGCATGTCGTTTCCGGGACTGACCGAACGGTTGGTTGA